Below is a window of Sulfurisphaera ohwakuensis DNA.
ACATAAAACCTATAGGGTTAGGTGAAGGTTTCCCTATGCTTAATAGTACTGAACTAAAATCCTTGCGCTCTGAGAAATTTTTCGGTAACAATAACGGTACTTACTATAATGTGAGCAAAGAAGTAATAGATATAGAAGGCATAAAATATCAAACATACAGGATTTACGGAAATAGGGTCGGAGTGGGTGAGTCCGGATCTATATGTATATTTGTGAACCAGTCTAATGGTGTGGTAATTAAACTCGTGGAGAATGCTAGTAGTTTTTTGGGGTCAATATTCATTACAGTGACATTAGTAAAAGCTTCATTACCATCTTATCTATTGCAAAGTAATATAGTATCAACAACTACTGTAATAGCTTTTACAGAAACTTCTTCTATTAAAACTACATCTAACTTTACTTCTCATGAGTTCAATAATTTGTCTTCTAATATTCTAGTATTCATTGTATTTGTTATGATTGCTATAGTAATAATCCTTGTGATATTATTGAAGAAAAGTGAAATTAAATGACGTAAAGGCAAAAATTTGAGATACAATTTTTATAAGTTAACTCATAATATAAAAATAAGATGAGTATAGTCATAGAGCATGTGAGTAAATCTTATGGTAAAATTAAGGTATTGAAGGACATTAATATTCCAATAAAGGAACCTGGTTGTTACGCAATACTTGGTCCTAATGGTGCTGGGAAAACTACATTATTCAGGGTGATTTCTACTTTAGTAGTGCCAGATAATGGTACAGTAAAGATTAATGGCTATGATGTATTTAAGGAGCGTGAGAAGGCATTAAAAGATGTTGGTTTTTTGGTCAGTGTGCCAGAACCTCCTGATTTTCTCACCGTTAAAGAATTTATAACTTTTTCAGCACGTCTTAGAGGTAAAATATCGGATATAGAAAAGTTAAATAAAATGCTTGATCTTCCTTCTCTAAATCAGAGATGTGGTAAACTTTCAAAAGGTCAAAAAAGAAGAACATATTTAGCCGCATTGTTGGCACAAGACCCTAAAATTCTGGTACTTGATGAACCTACAGATGGATTAGATCCGGTAGAGATAATAAAGATAAAAGAGGTAATAAAAGAGATAAAAAGAGATAAGATAATCCTTTATTCTTCGCATATACTTTCAGAAGTATCTGATATTTGTGATTATGTGTACATTATGGATAAGGGAAAAATAATTTACAATGGTTCCATATATAATATAAAGAGAATGTTTAGACCTAAAAGTGTTAAGGTTGAATTTAACTATGAAATCCCTTTAGATGATATCAAACGAACTTTAGGAGCTTTAGTTACTGAGGTGAGACAAGAGGGTAAAATGACTTTTGAATTAGAATTTGATGGTACAGCAATAACTAGAAGGGAAATACTTAGAAGATTAGTGGATAGATACGAAGTAAGGAATTTTTATGATGTTGAGACTAATTTGGAAGAAGCATTTGTAAAAATTTTGAGAGTGTTCGGAGATGGGAGCGTTTAATAACATATATAAATACAATTTGCTTTTCTATATTAGAACTAAAAGGTTTTCAGTTATGTTGCCTTTGGCTCTAGTTGTATCACTTATTAATACCATGCTTATAGAGGCTGGAATAGTTCAAAAACCTACTTCCGTATACTTATTTACTGAAGCTAATTTAGCGTATTCTGAAATTCTTTTCATAATTCTCAGCTCAATGTTTGCAGGAGATCTTATCTCGAGGGACTTCTCTAAAGAGGGATTATACATGCTAACACAACCTATAAGTAGAGAAAAGATATTTTTAGCAAAGTATATTTCAGCGGTCACTATAACACTAATAGTAGTCTTAGTTTATATGCTTGGAGTTTTCGGAACTTCTATAGTCCTTTATAATTACTTAATTCCTAACTGGTACGAAATAGTGTATGTCTCCTTCTTAGCTGTATTATCATTATTATCTTTTGTGACACTTTTCAGTGCAATTGTAAAAAGTCCTACAATTTCAATAACAATTTCAATATTTATTTTGCTAATAATATTTCCTTTAATACAACAGATAATGGAAGACCTTCATAAGACTCCTTTCTTCGTCATAACTTATGCACTACAGATTATTTTAGCTCTAGCCCAACCAAATATAACACCGTTTATCTCATCACCATCTTTAAGTGAAAGTATTGAGATATTTGTAAGCTACCTAATATTTGGAGTTATAGTAAGTATGATAACTTATAAAAAAAGGCAGCTAAGTGACGTTTAAACATTAGATGAAGTTAAGACTAAGCTTATTAATACCTTAGTGCTAACTAGTATTTGATGACAATCGATATTTCAAAAATATTAGGAGCTAAGGGTATAAATGCCGAGAGCCTATCAGGTATTATGAAGATTACAATAGAGACTGATAAGGGAGAGAAAATTATACTGACTAATCCTAATGTATCTAAGGTATCATTTCTTGGCTTTGACATATTAGTGATCATAGAAGAAAGGAAAGATTAAAATAGGCAAAAAACATCTTTATACATTCTTTTTGCTTATGATTAAACTTATAATAATATAAAACTATAAAAGCATATGAGAAAGAGAAGTCAACTATTATTAGTAATATTTCTATTTCTTATCCCATCTCTATTACTTTCTACTTTTTCATTAGCCTATAATTCTTCACAAAGCTTTACTGCAACAGCTAAATGGGGATATAATGTAGTAGCAGCAGGAATGACAGAAGTACCCATAGAAATTACAGTAACCAATGATGGGCCAAATGCAGTAGGGAATGTAACTGTTTACGCAACTCCGTCATATCCATTCTGTGGTTATATAAACTCAGTTTTCGTATCTGACTGGCAACCTGGTCAGTCGATCACCTTAGTAGGCTACCTTAATATAAGTCCTTCAGCATCTTTAGGAGATTATAATATTCAAGTTTACGTTACACCACTAAATTACGCAAATTACGTTTACTATGAAACTACTGCTGAAGTTGCTATTAATGGCTATGTCAATATCTCTGTACAGTCTGCCCTAATATCTAACAATCACTTAAGCATTAATCTTATAAATACGGGTAATGTTGAAAGTGGACCAGTCTATATATATTTCTACAATACATCATTGGTGAGATTTTTTGAGAGTTACGAGATTTTGCCCTCAATTCAACCTGAACAATCAATACAGGTTACAGTTCCAATAGAATTAGATGCTCCTCCACAGCCAGGTGTATATATTATACCTATGAAATTAGTGTATATGAGGGGGATACATGAGATACAAACTCCCGTTATTATACCATCTAATACTTCCATAGTATTCTCATTAACGGGGAACTGGGTGGGAAAATATGCTACAATAAGTTTAATTTATTCCTCTCCTTATAACGTTAGTGCTGTAAGAATTATAGGACAATTACCTCTAGGCGTTACTAACTTCACTGGAGGTTCTGAAATCTACGTAACAGTACCACTAACTTCAGTATCTGGAATAGTTAAGTTTAATATTTACCTGGACTCCAATAGTTCTCCCTATCTAATTCCAGTAGAACTTGAGTGGTTCACAAATAAGGGCATAATAACACAGAAAGGATACTTAAGTCTATATATTTATAACCAGCCTAACATTGAAGTCGTTTCAATCGAGGGCATACTTTACGCTGGGTTAGAGGATAATATAACAATTACGGTTAAGAATATAGGAAATGCACCAGCCTATAACTTAACTGCTAGCGAGAATACAATACCCATAATTTCATCCACTACTTTACCATATCTAGCACCAGGAAAGGAGGGTAAAATAACTATTCTAGTATATACTCCATTTTCAGAAGAAGGAAAGAGTATTACAACAAACATCACAATATCTTATATGACATTACAAGGTATAGTAAATGTAACTTCAATCTCCGAAGCTTTTACAATATACCAACCAATAGTGCCTATTGTGGTTTCAGACCCCGGTTTAGATTTGATCGCTGGTATTGATAATACGATTAATTTAACATTCACTAACAACTTAGGCGAGACAATATATGACCTTGTAATTAACATAACCCCCTCTGAGGGAAGTGTGATAGGTAGTTCTCAAATTTATATTAAATCTTTACTCGTTGGAGAGAGTGCAAGTATTCCAATAATATTAAATATCCCTTCAACTGCTTCTAATACGTTAAGTATCACAGTTAGTATGTCCTATTTAACCCCCTCAGGAACTGAAAGTAGCTATACCACTACGTTAAGTTATCAAGTTGAGTCCTTAAAAGAAATCTCTCAAGAATTTGAGGTTAGTATATCTCCTTCAGTTGTAGAATATGGTAACCTCTCTTCAGTTCAAATAACTATATCGAGCTTCTTTAACTCACCCATACTAGATGCTGTCTTAGAAGTTTCATCTCCTAACGGATATGTATCACCTTCTATAGTTCCAATTCAAGAAATAAGTCCGTTTAGTACTGTTACTAAAGATGTAAATATAGAATTCGCACCTCCCTCTAACGGAAGTTCGCTTCTTGAACCAATTAACGTTACGCTTAGGTTCTATTATGAGGGTGCGTTTTTAAACTTCACTAGACAACTAAAAATACTTGCCATAGGCAAACCACTCCTATTAATATCTGGTCTCTCTTATGCTGTGGTTGAAGGAAATACCAGTGAGGTCACAACTAGTGTTAGCTTTCTTGTAGGCGATAGTGGATCAGCTAGTATATCTTCAGTTACAATAGTCCCGTTACCTCCATCTGGTATAACCCTTATTGAGCCTTCAGTTGTTGGCGTATCAGATCTAAAGCCCTCTGAAAGTCAGGCTGTATCATTCACTGTAGTAGGTAAGCCAGGAAACTATACGATTCCGCTCCACATTATATATACCACACCTTTGGGACAAGAGGTAACTGAGACATATAATATTCAAATTACTTTAACCCCCCCATCAACGTCTACAACAACCTCAATAGCCTCTCCAGTAGATATATTACTTCAGAATCCGTTATTCCCAGTAGTTATTGTCCTAATAATTATAATAATTTTGTTAGTGAGAAAGGTGGAGAAGAGGTGAAAGTTAAAGATTTATTCTGGATCGCTTTTCTAAGTTTTTTCAGTAAC
It encodes the following:
- a CDS encoding ABC transporter ATP-binding protein — protein: MSIVIEHVSKSYGKIKVLKDINIPIKEPGCYAILGPNGAGKTTLFRVISTLVVPDNGTVKINGYDVFKEREKALKDVGFLVSVPEPPDFLTVKEFITFSARLRGKISDIEKLNKMLDLPSLNQRCGKLSKGQKRRTYLAALLAQDPKILVLDEPTDGLDPVEIIKIKEVIKEIKRDKIILYSSHILSEVSDICDYVYIMDKGKIIYNGSIYNIKRMFRPKSVKVEFNYEIPLDDIKRTLGALVTEVRQEGKMTFELEFDGTAITRREILRRLVDRYEVRNFYDVETNLEEAFVKILRVFGDGSV
- a CDS encoding ABC transporter permease subunit — translated: MLPLALVVSLINTMLIEAGIVQKPTSVYLFTEANLAYSEILFIILSSMFAGDLISRDFSKEGLYMLTQPISREKIFLAKYISAVTITLIVVLVYMLGVFGTSIVLYNYLIPNWYEIVYVSFLAVLSLLSFVTLFSAIVKSPTISITISIFILLIIFPLIQQIMEDLHKTPFFVITYALQIILALAQPNITPFISSPSLSESIEIFVSYLIFGVIVSMITYKKRQLSDV
- a CDS encoding NAC domain-containing protein, with product MTIDISKILGAKGINAESLSGIMKITIETDKGEKIILTNPNVSKVSFLGFDILVIIEERKD